A single window of Sporosarcina sp. FSL W7-1349 DNA harbors:
- a CDS encoding ABC transporter ATP-binding protein → METVIRTAQLTKSFKGTNVIKPLDFTLYKGEICALIGQNGAGKSTIFKMLSGQLIPTSGEIRLFGKIGQDMADARQRMGFLIETPAFFADFTAEQNLKYYALQRGIVEKNRIAEVLAIVGLANEKRKRFKEYSMGMKQRLGLALCLLSSPDCLVLDEPINGLDAEGIREIRNLLIRLNEEKQITIFISSHILTELHLLATRFVFLKDGAVVEDITKEALQEKSRKQLIVTVDDAAKAVRLLEQNYSAISYKVMPNQVIAIHGHIENSGEINRLFTMNGVTVMEFRAEARNLEEYFLELVGGAAI, encoded by the coding sequence ATGGAGACGGTCATTCGAACAGCGCAGCTGACGAAAAGTTTCAAAGGGACGAATGTGATCAAACCGCTCGACTTCACGTTGTATAAGGGAGAGATTTGTGCACTGATCGGCCAGAACGGGGCAGGGAAATCGACGATCTTTAAAATGCTGTCGGGCCAGCTGATCCCGACGTCGGGCGAAATCCGGTTATTCGGGAAGATTGGACAGGACATGGCGGATGCGAGGCAGCGCATGGGGTTCTTGATTGAGACGCCAGCTTTCTTTGCCGACTTCACAGCCGAGCAGAATTTGAAATACTATGCACTTCAGCGGGGCATCGTGGAAAAGAACCGAATTGCCGAGGTGTTGGCGATCGTCGGGTTGGCCAATGAGAAGAGGAAGCGGTTCAAAGAGTATTCAATGGGGATGAAGCAGCGATTGGGCCTCGCCCTCTGTCTGCTCAGCAGTCCGGACTGCTTAGTGCTGGATGAGCCGATAAATGGTCTGGACGCGGAAGGCATTCGCGAAATCCGCAACTTGCTGATCAGGTTGAATGAAGAGAAGCAGATTACGATATTCATTTCAAGCCATATTCTGACCGAATTGCATTTATTGGCGACCCGGTTTGTATTTCTGAAGGACGGCGCAGTTGTGGAAGATATCACGAAAGAGGCACTGCAGGAGAAAAGCCGGAAACAGCTGATCGTGACGGTGGATGATGCGGCAAAAGCGGTACGCCTGTTGGAACAGAACTATTCTGCGATTTCCTATAAGGTGATGCCGAATCAAGTGATCGCCATTCATGGTCACATTGAGAACAGCGGGGAGATCAACCGCTTGTTTACGATGAACGGCGTGACTGTCATGGAATTTCGCGCGGAGGCTCGGAACTTGGAAGAATACTTTTTAGAGTTGGTCGGGGGTGCAGCGATATGA
- a CDS encoding sensor histidine kinase — MGSWLIIAILTGLLLILFASYLLLRYDIRMMTKQLDGIIENFGTNEIVRTSTHNRSLSKFAANINKLISVFKQDQQRGIAREVNLKQEITNISHDFRTPLTSMKGFSELLSDPSLTESEKKEYLAVVQKKIDHLINIVDLFYELSQLNSSDQHMLIEKVDLNQTVIDVLLSFYDEFEKKQLEVHFEESTVPPILADQKAVSRIVANIIQNALSYSKSTVTIRLTEEGGYIRLHVTNDFESIDAAQVERIFDRTFRMDGSRADGQLGLGLHIVRQLIGNLGGQAVADVDGDTFTLEVSFRKWGS, encoded by the coding sequence ATGGGCAGCTGGCTGATCATCGCAATCTTAACAGGGCTCCTGCTCATCCTATTTGCCTCCTATCTGCTATTGCGCTACGACATCCGCATGATGACGAAACAGCTTGACGGGATTATCGAAAACTTCGGGACGAATGAAATCGTACGGACGAGCACGCATAACCGAAGCTTGTCCAAATTCGCTGCCAACATCAACAAACTTATCTCCGTGTTCAAACAAGATCAGCAGCGGGGGATTGCCCGGGAAGTAAATTTGAAACAGGAGATCACGAACATTTCGCATGACTTCCGTACGCCTTTGACATCGATGAAAGGATTTTCGGAACTGCTGTCAGATCCTTCCTTGACGGAAAGTGAAAAGAAGGAATACTTGGCGGTTGTCCAGAAGAAAATCGATCATTTGATTAACATCGTGGACCTGTTTTATGAATTGTCGCAGCTGAATTCATCGGACCAGCATATGTTGATCGAGAAAGTGGATTTGAATCAAACCGTCATCGATGTCCTCCTCTCGTTCTATGATGAGTTTGAGAAGAAGCAATTAGAGGTTCATTTCGAGGAAAGCACGGTTCCTCCCATTTTGGCGGATCAAAAAGCCGTGAGCCGGATCGTCGCCAATATCATCCAGAATGCCCTCTCCTACAGTAAAAGCACGGTGACGATCCGACTGACGGAAGAAGGGGGCTATATCCGCCTGCACGTGACAAATGATTTCGAATCCATCGATGCTGCGCAGGTCGAACGGATTTTCGACAGGACGTTCAGGATGGATGGCAGCCGAGCGGACGGGCAGCTCGGACTCGGCTTGCATATCGTCCGGCAGCTCATCGGGAATTTAGGCGGGCAGGCGGTTGCTGACGTGGATGGCGATACATTCACCTTGGAGGTTTCATTCAGAAAATGGGGATCGTAG